A region of Streptomyces sp. NBC_01750 DNA encodes the following proteins:
- a CDS encoding YdbC family protein produces the protein MLVKWIRCTVMDRRGFERGQRKWAGLLGEPGFRGQGGGWSRGRPHVAHVFAFWESRAFYDSFMARSHDRLAAGQSGTYRDIQVKLFDYRFDVKTGFEPRFTDADVVRVAHCRVHEDRVDHYALMQEKVWNPAMAGSPGMVRGVFGEAPGSEFLVMSMWRSEAEHGKYRRERVERLLLRAQTEADVAALAGDVVQLEPSWTV, from the coding sequence GTGCTGGTCAAGTGGATTCGCTGCACCGTGATGGACCGTCGAGGGTTCGAGCGGGGGCAGCGGAAGTGGGCGGGGCTGCTGGGTGAGCCGGGATTCCGGGGGCAGGGCGGTGGGTGGAGCAGGGGGCGGCCGCATGTCGCCCATGTATTCGCGTTCTGGGAGAGCAGGGCGTTCTACGACTCGTTCATGGCGCGCTCCCACGACCGGCTGGCAGCCGGTCAGTCTGGGACGTACAGGGATATACAGGTCAAACTCTTCGATTACCGTTTCGATGTGAAGACGGGCTTCGAGCCGCGGTTCACGGACGCCGACGTGGTGCGGGTCGCGCACTGCCGGGTGCACGAGGACCGGGTCGACCACTACGCCCTGATGCAGGAGAAAGTGTGGAACCCGGCGATGGCCGGGTCGCCCGGGATGGTGCGCGGGGTGTTCGGCGAGGCGCCGGGGAGCGAGTTCCTGGTGATGTCGATGTGGCGGTCGGAGGCGGAGCACGGGAAGTACCGGAGGGAGCGGGTGGAGCGGCTGCTGCTGCGCGCGCAGACCGAGGCGGATGTCGCGGCGCTTGCCGGTGATGTGGTGCAGCTCGAACCGTCCTGGACGGTCTGA